A section of the Solitalea canadensis DSM 3403 genome encodes:
- a CDS encoding SusC/RagA family TonB-linked outer membrane protein, translating to MNRLFTFIMVCLCLVGFNHANAQQLGVVKGTVTDASNGETLPGVSILVKGTNSGTQSDAKGEFSIKTAGNATLVFNYVGYLSKEVAINNQTTLNVKLEVSSKELEQVVVVGYGVQKKSDVTGAVTQVTAKDISYQASANPAQSLQGKVAGVTVTNTGTPGSQPTVRIRGLGSVSSNSNPLYVVDGVLTRDITFLNNNDIETFNILKDASASAIYGVQAANGVIIITTKRGKSGKPLITYSGYMGFQKPTNMVDMTNGSQYIELLNEKGQIMADRAGQSYSPINGGAYPASTDWYDQILRSSAMIQNHELNFSGGNEKTQYAVGASYFKQEGLAKENDYARVNLKTAVDTWATDFLKVGANINLSSATSNNAPDNIFKDAYVAPSAIGVTNPDGSFTSMMDFGSFPNPAAKLYYNNNKTNALRLVGGAYLEVHPIKNLSVKSALYVDGTQSTNRKYTPWYQVSSVQTDTTLTLAKKIEDPFSYTWDNTATYKFEINEKHSLTAMLGTSMLQDRYHSMTATRQGVKDYGDGSWYLGNGSDKGQSNGESVDLYRSFSLFGRLNYSYLQRYLFTATLRRDEASIFPKDNRADFFPSVGLGWVISQESFMANQNAFQNLKLRASWGKMGNSRIPLTVVPGLSTGGNYSGVFGGNIITGANITQVGPRNLLWETTDEFDVAIEGATLRNRLTFEIDYYNKKTKNAIFPVTTVTTIGASNTSYLDNNADVVNKGLELSLGWKDRIGEFSYSIGGNIATNKNEVTRLKEGTLGIYGGSVNYINTTYTTVGRSIGEFYGRKVVGVFQNQLEIDNYKNKEGIVIQPQARPGDFIYQDTNGDGKINDYDRVFLGTAIPTYSFGINLGGSYKNFDLTVDMYGQGGNKVYNAKRFRQLGNENYDLDFYNNRWHGEGTSSTYPSADVVSETNKLASSFYVESGDMFKVRNIQLGYTFPQKVTNKLKINGLRVYANVANPFNFFNYNGFTPEVTNIDLTKSYNEQINATSQGIDLNVYPMSTVYNFGINLTL from the coding sequence TAAACAATCAAACAACACTTAATGTAAAACTTGAAGTTTCTTCAAAAGAACTTGAGCAAGTTGTGGTTGTTGGTTACGGTGTACAGAAAAAATCAGATGTTACAGGTGCAGTGACCCAGGTAACAGCTAAAGACATTTCTTACCAGGCATCGGCAAACCCAGCACAATCATTACAAGGTAAAGTTGCTGGGGTTACCGTTACAAACACCGGAACTCCAGGCAGTCAGCCAACGGTACGTATCAGAGGTCTTGGTTCTGTAAGTTCAAACTCTAACCCTCTTTATGTTGTTGACGGTGTTTTAACAAGAGACATTACTTTCTTGAACAACAATGACATCGAAACCTTCAACATTTTAAAGGATGCGTCAGCGTCAGCAATTTATGGTGTACAGGCTGCTAACGGTGTAATTATCATTACCACTAAAAGAGGTAAAAGCGGAAAACCATTGATCACTTATTCTGGTTATATGGGCTTCCAAAAACCTACCAACATGGTTGATATGACCAACGGCAGTCAATATATCGAATTATTGAATGAAAAAGGTCAGATTATGGCAGACAGAGCTGGTCAATCTTATTCACCAATTAATGGTGGTGCTTATCCAGCTTCAACGGATTGGTATGATCAGATTTTACGCAGTTCTGCAATGATCCAAAATCATGAGCTTAATTTTTCGGGAGGAAACGAAAAAACTCAATACGCTGTTGGCGCAAGTTACTTTAAACAAGAAGGCTTAGCAAAGGAAAATGATTATGCACGCGTAAACTTAAAAACAGCCGTTGATACATGGGCTACTGATTTCTTAAAAGTAGGTGCTAATATCAACTTATCGTCTGCGACCTCTAATAATGCTCCAGATAACATCTTTAAAGATGCTTATGTTGCTCCATCAGCAATTGGGGTTACAAATCCTGATGGTTCATTTACCAGCATGATGGACTTTGGTTCATTCCCAAACCCAGCAGCAAAGCTTTACTATAACAACAACAAAACGAATGCATTACGTTTAGTTGGAGGTGCTTACCTTGAAGTTCATCCAATTAAAAACCTTTCTGTTAAAAGTGCTCTTTACGTAGATGGTACACAAAGCACTAACAGAAAATACACTCCATGGTATCAGGTTTCTTCTGTACAAACTGATACTACTTTAACTTTAGCTAAAAAGATTGAAGATCCATTTAGCTATACCTGGGATAATACAGCGACTTACAAATTTGAGATTAACGAAAAACATTCGTTAACAGCAATGTTGGGTACCAGCATGTTACAAGACAGATATCATTCTATGACGGCAACTCGTCAAGGTGTAAAAGACTATGGTGATGGTAGCTGGTACTTAGGAAATGGCTCTGATAAAGGCCAGTCGAATGGTGAAAGTGTTGATTTATACAGATCATTCTCATTGTTTGGTCGATTAAATTATTCGTACTTACAACGTTATTTATTTACAGCTACTTTAAGAAGAGACGAAGCAAGTATCTTCCCTAAAGATAACAGAGCTGATTTCTTCCCTTCAGTTGGTTTAGGATGGGTAATTTCTCAGGAAAGTTTCATGGCTAACCAAAATGCCTTCCAAAACTTGAAATTAAGAGCTAGCTGGGGTAAAATGGGTAACAGTCGTATTCCATTAACAGTTGTACCTGGTTTATCAACTGGTGGTAATTATTCTGGAGTATTTGGTGGAAATATTATCACTGGAGCAAACATAACTCAAGTTGGTCCACGTAATCTTTTATGGGAAACTACCGATGAGTTCGACGTTGCCATTGAAGGTGCTACCTTAAGAAATCGTTTAACATTTGAAATAGATTACTATAATAAGAAAACGAAAAATGCAATTTTCCCAGTAACTACTGTAACAACCATCGGTGCGTCAAACACCAGTTACCTTGATAATAATGCAGACGTTGTAAATAAGGGTCTGGAACTTAGTTTAGGTTGGAAAGACAGAATCGGTGAGTTCAGTTACTCAATTGGAGGTAACATTGCTACCAATAAAAACGAAGTTACCCGCCTTAAAGAAGGTACTTTAGGTATATATGGTGGTTCGGTTAACTACATTAATACTACCTATACAACTGTAGGTCGTTCTATCGGTGAGTTTTATGGTCGCAAAGTGGTAGGCGTTTTCCAAAACCAGCTTGAAATTGATAACTACAAAAACAAAGAAGGTATTGTTATTCAACCTCAAGCTCGTCCAGGTGACTTCATTTACCAGGATACTAACGGTGATGGTAAAATTAATGATTATGACCGTGTATTCTTAGGTACTGCAATTCCTACTTACTCATTCGGTATTAACTTAGGTGGTTCTTACAAAAACTTTGACCTTACAGTAGATATGTATGGACAAGGTGGAAACAAAGTTTATAACGCTAAACGTTTCAGACAGTTAGGTAACGAAAACTACGATCTTGACTTTTATAATAACCGTTGGCATGGAGAGGGTACGTCATCCACTTACCCATCAGCTGACGTTGTTTCAGAAACCAATAAACTGGCTAGCTCATTCTATGTTGAATCGGGTGACATGTTTAAAGTTCGTAATATTCAATTAGGTTACACCTTCCCTCAAAAAGTAACAAACAAATTGAAGATCAATGGTTTAAGAGTGTATGCAAACGTTGCAAATCCATTCAACTTCTTCAACTATAACGGCTTTACTCCTGAGGTTACCAACATTGATCTAACCAAATCATATAACGAGCAAATCAATGCAACTTCTCAGGGAATTGACTTAAATGTGTACCCAATGTCAACTGTTTACAACTTTGGTATCAACTTGACTTTATAG
- a CDS encoding RagB/SusD family nutrient uptake outer membrane protein yields MKKNLAKALYITLLSTSLVSCQEYLDNNNEGKIPPVEFYKTQEDAFKGVVSIYAQMRKWEMVGFNYMIMLEITSDNALKGSAPGDAAFINSYKNFSFTANEGQINDFWKGRYQLINLCNQVISNVPAIPMNDGLKARYIAEAKFCRATFYFDLVRAFGDVPMPTSIENAQAEALKKTSKADVYAQIVKDLEDAAAVLPASTTGSEAGRATKYAAHGYLAKVYLYLKNWDKAIENTQTVISSGKYGLEPDFYQVFRVEKENGMESLFEVQASAVAGSGDLSNCQYSQIQGIRGTGGFGWGFCIPSDNLAKAFDDAGDAIRKKATILYKGETTPDGDLVQGVDVLEGVTVPRYNGKSYCPKSKQVNGVNEGSEQNVRKLRYAEVLLIDAEAKLNKGDVSGAATSLNLVRSRVKLAANNAPTMQDIWNERRLELAMEEDRFFDLVRIGQAPTVLQGFAAGKNEVFPIPQSLIDISQGSIKQNPGY; encoded by the coding sequence ATGAAAAAGAATTTAGCGAAAGCACTATATATCACACTTCTTTCTACCTCACTGGTTTCTTGTCAGGAATACCTTGACAATAATAATGAGGGAAAGATTCCTCCTGTTGAGTTTTACAAAACACAGGAAGATGCATTTAAAGGCGTTGTTTCAATTTATGCTCAAATGCGTAAATGGGAAATGGTTGGTTTCAACTATATGATCATGTTAGAAATCACCTCAGACAATGCCTTGAAAGGTTCTGCTCCTGGCGATGCAGCGTTTATCAATTCCTATAAAAACTTCTCCTTCACTGCAAACGAAGGTCAGATTAATGATTTTTGGAAAGGTCGTTATCAGTTAATCAACTTGTGTAATCAAGTGATAAGCAATGTTCCGGCTATTCCAATGAATGATGGATTAAAAGCCCGTTACATTGCAGAAGCTAAATTCTGCCGTGCAACCTTCTATTTTGATTTAGTAAGAGCATTTGGAGATGTTCCTATGCCAACTTCAATTGAAAACGCACAAGCAGAAGCATTAAAAAAGACCTCAAAAGCTGATGTGTATGCGCAAATTGTAAAAGATTTAGAAGATGCTGCAGCAGTACTGCCTGCAAGCACTACCGGTTCTGAAGCCGGACGCGCTACTAAATACGCTGCTCATGGTTATTTAGCTAAGGTTTACTTATATCTTAAAAACTGGGATAAAGCGATTGAAAATACTCAAACTGTTATCTCATCAGGCAAATACGGTTTAGAGCCTGATTTCTACCAAGTATTTCGTGTAGAAAAAGAAAACGGTATGGAATCCCTATTTGAAGTACAAGCATCAGCGGTTGCCGGAAGCGGCGATTTAAGTAACTGCCAGTACTCTCAAATCCAAGGTATCAGAGGTACCGGAGGTTTTGGCTGGGGTTTCTGCATCCCTTCTGACAATTTAGCTAAAGCATTTGATGATGCAGGTGATGCAATCAGGAAGAAAGCAACTATCCTTTATAAAGGAGAAACAACTCCTGATGGTGATTTAGTTCAGGGTGTTGATGTTTTAGAAGGCGTTACGGTTCCTAGATATAACGGCAAATCATATTGTCCAAAAAGCAAACAAGTTAATGGTGTTAATGAGGGCTCTGAACAAAATGTACGTAAGTTACGTTATGCTGAGGTTTTATTAATTGATGCTGAAGCAAAACTTAATAAAGGTGACGTTTCTGGTGCTGCTACATCTTTAAACTTAGTGAGAAGCCGCGTTAAACTAGCTGCTAACAACGCTCCAACCATGCAAGACATTTGGAATGAGCGTCGTTTAGAGTTGGCAATGGAAGAAGACCGCTTTTTTGACCTGGTTCGTATAGGACAAGCTCCTACGGTATTACAGGGCTTTGCAGCAGGTAAGAATGAGGTATTCCCAATTCCGCAAAGCTTAATAGATATTTCGCAGGGGTCAATTAAACAAAACCCTGGTTATTAA